GAACATGACACGGAATTTCATGAACATTGACGATCTGTTCAATTTCTGTGTTCGCTCCGAGATGCTGTATATCTCCTTTGAATCCGTGAGTTTATGGCGGTAACAGATGTCGTATCAGATGATTTTTCTGTCGCGATGTTCATAGATGTTCATAAAATTGTTCAGGATTCTTTTTTGCCCTCTATAGTGGTGATAAACCCAGTAATAACAAAGGTTTATAGGATCATTGAATTCTCGGTTTCTGGGATTTTCATGAACATTTGGACTATTTTGTTTTTTGTTAGTATCCCTCTGAAATGCCTTGAACATCCGTTTTTACTGGATCAGTAGCGTGCAATAAATTCGATTTGTTTTCGGGTTGTTCATAAAGTGCTAATTCCTCGGTTAACGTTCGTTAATTCGGGTGATATGTGAATTGTCTCGCAGAAAGGTTGTTTTGGTCGTTTTTTGAAAAATTTGCTATTACATCATATATAATAATATATACATATATAATAATATATTTTATTTGGAAAGTCAAATGTTTTTTCTCTGAATCGCGGACTGACGCGGATTCGGCAGATTTCGCGGATTTTATATTTGTTTTTGTTAGTGGTGGGTGGCAGAAATGGTGGCGAGTGTTCTTGAATTTTGGCGGGTGTGTAAATATTTTGGCAGCGTTTCTGAGAGGCCTTCAGACATAGCACTCCGCATGAGGTTTAACAAATAAATTGGGTAATTGTGGAAACGACGCAACGTGCGATGAATCGCACGACTACGAACCGACCTACTTGTTATCACACATCATAGAATTACCGGATTAAATCATTAATCTTCATGCGGAGCAATATGTCTATCGTATCCCTAAACATTGAAAGCATGCCGGAGCCATTGTAAAAATCTACCGACGTAACTCGGTGAAGTTTCAATAATTTCAGGGGAGTCTTGATCCCGCAACGCTTCCAGCTCCTGTTGCGTGAGGCTATCTACTTCCTCAAAAATGCCTCTGTTTTTGAGATACTCATCAACGTCGCGCCCTTCATGCCTGTTCATGCTATCCCCTCCTGCTCTTCCATTGATCTTTTCGCGTCCTTGCCAACTCCAAATCCTTCCGTGGTATCCTCTGAGATTTTTTGACAAATCCATGCAGGAGGACCATCTTGTTACCTTCACGTGTAAAAACGATCCGTACGGTGCGATTTTTTCTGATAGGACGACGAATTTCCCAGAGGTCTTCGGCTAATTTTTTAACACGTTGTTTACGCAAAGCCGCTTCCCAATCTATCCATACAGCCCTTATCACTGCATAGATTTTCCGTTCATCTGCCTCATCAAATTTTTCGAGCCATTCCCGCACGGGTTCACGTCCAGTCTCCGTACGAAAAAAGACTACTTGGAGTTTAGGTTGTACATTCATGATAAAGAATTTATTTTATAATTATTGCCCGAAAAAAACACTTTGTCAAGTTTATTTTTCAGAGCTGAATTTTGGGTTTTCGGTTGACTTTTCAAGGGTTACGTGCTATGCTAATGTGAATTTGGTATTAGTGACTTGTTGGGTTTCACTGGGGTTTTGGTGTCTTCAAGGGTTCTGAAGATCCAGAGGCTCTTGGTAAAACGGAGTGATTTCTTATATCCCGTTCAACCCAACCTACGCGCGAGGAGGTATGAAATAGTGACGCTAAAAGAACATATTGACGACATAGGTAGCAGATTGAAAAATGAAGAATTTTCAAGTGAACAAGCAGTTCGTCAAGGGATTGTAGATAGGCTACTTTTTCACTTAGGTTGGCCAATGCATGATACTCAGATCGTCTATCCTGAATATACTGTAGGA
The sequence above is drawn from the Candidatus Poribacteria bacterium genome and encodes:
- a CDS encoding type II toxin-antitoxin system RelE/ParE family toxin, which translates into the protein MNVQPKLQVVFFRTETGREPVREWLEKFDEADERKIYAVIRAVWIDWEAALRKQRVKKLAEDLWEIRRPIRKNRTVRIVFTREGNKMVLLHGFVKKSQRIPRKDLELARTRKDQWKSRRG
- a CDS encoding BTB/POZ domain-containing protein — translated: MNRHEGRDVDEYLKNRGIFEEVDSLTQQELEALRDQDSPEIIETSPSYVGRFLQWLRHAFNV